The Salminus brasiliensis chromosome 3, fSalBra1.hap2, whole genome shotgun sequence genome contains a region encoding:
- the atp1a3a gene encoding sodium/potassium-transporting ATPase subunit alpha-3a, which translates to MGYGRSDSYRVATTQDNDEKESPKKKGGKDLDDLKKEVPLTEHKMSIEEVCRKFNTDIVQGLTNAKAAEYLARDGPNALTPPPTTPEWVKFCRQLFGGFSILLWIGAILCFLAYAIQAATEDEPAGDNLYLGIVLSAVVIITGCFSYFQEAKSSKIMESFKNMVPQQALVIREGEKLQINAEEVVAGDLVEVKGGDRIPADLRIISAHGCKVDNSSLTGESEPQTRSPDCTHDNPLETRNIAFFSTNCVEGTARGIVVCTGDRTVMGRIATLTSGLETGKTPIAKEIEHFIHIITGVAVFLGVTFFILSIILGYSWLEAVIFLIGIIVANVPEGLLATVTVCLTLTAKRMARKNCLVKNLEAVETLGSTSTICSDKTGTLTQNRMTVAHMWFDNQIHEADTTEDQSGTSFDKTSVTWVSLARVASLCNRAVFKAGQESLPILKRDVAGDASESALLKCIELSCGSVKAMRDKNKKVAEIPFNSTNKYQLSVHETEDPNDNRYLLVMKGAPERILDRCSTIILQGKEQPMDEEMKEAFQNAYLELGGLGERVLGFCHVFLPEDQYPKGFAFDTDDVNFQTDNLCFVGLMSMIDPPRAAVPDAVGKCRSAGIKVIMVTGDHPITAKAIAKGVGIISEGNETVEDIAARLNIPVSQVNPRDAKACVIHGSDLKDMSQEQMDDVLKNHTEIVFARTSPQQKLIIVEGCQRQGAIVAVTGDGVNDSPALKKADIGVAMGISGSDVSKQAADMILLDDNFASIVTGVEEGRLIFDNLKKSIAYTLTSNIPEITPFLFFILVNIPLPLGTITILCIDLGTDMVPAISLAYEAAESDIMKRQPRNPLRDKLVNERLISIAYGQIGMIQALGGFFAYFVIMAENGFLPSLLVGIRLNWDDRSNNDLEDSYGQQWTYEQRKIVEFTCHTAFFVSIVVVQWADVIICKTRRNSVFQQGMKNKILIFGLFEETALAAFLSYCPGMDVALRMYPLKPSWWFCAFPYSFLIFVYDEIRKLILRRNPGGWVEKETYY; encoded by the exons TATGGACGGTCGGACAGCTACCGCGTGGCAACCACGCAGGACAATGATGAGAAGGAGTCTCCCAAAAAGAAGGGAGGAAAGGACTTGGATGACCTAAAGAAGGAAGTACCACTG ACGGAACATAAGATGTCCATTGAGGAGGTCTGCCGAAAGTTCAACACTGACATTGTGCAG GGTCTGACTAATGCAAAGGCAGCGGAGTACCTGGCCCGGGATGGCCCTAACGCACTCAcccctccccccaccaccccagAGTGGGTTAAGTTTTGCCGGCAGCTTTTCGGGGGGTTCTCCATTCTGCTGTGGATCGGAGCTATTCTTTGCTTCCTGGCTTATGCCATCCAGGCTGCCACCGAGGATGAGCCAGCCGGAGACAAC TTGTACCTGGGTATCGTGCTGTCTGCAGTGGTCATCATTACTGGCTGCTTCTCCTACTTCCAGGAAGCTAAGAGCTCAAAGATCATGGAGTCCTTCAAAAACATGGTGCCCCAG CAAGCGTTAGTGATTCGTGAGGGTGAGAAGCTCCAGATTAATGCTGAGGAGGTGGTGGCTGGAGACCTGGTGGAAGTGAAGGGAGGAGACAGAATCCCTGCTGACCTTAGGATCATCTCTGCTCATGGCTGCAAG GTTGACAACTCCTCACTGACTGGTGAGTCAGAGCCTCAGACCAGGTCACCTGACTGCACCCACGACAACCCCTTGGAGACTCGCAACATAGCCTTTTTCTCGACTAACTGTGTTGAAG GTACTGCTCGCGGTATCGTGGTATGTACTGGAGACCGCACTGTCATGGGCCGCATTGCTACTCTGACATCTGGCCTTGAAACTGGCAAGACACCCATTGCCAAGGAGATTGAGCACTTCATTCACATCATCACTGGTGTGGCCGTATTCCTGGGCGTCACCTTCTTCATTCTTTCTATCATTCTTGGCTACTCCTGGTTGGAGGCCGTCATCTTCCTGATTGGCATCATTGTGGCAAATGTGCCTGAGGGACTGCTGGCTACTGTCACT gTGTGTCTGACCCTTACAGCTAAGCGTATGGCTCGTAAGAACTGTCTGGTGAAGAACCTTGAGGCTGTAGAGACTCTGGGTTCTACCTCCACCATCTGCTCCGACAAGACTGGCACGTTAACACAGAACCGCATGACTGTCGCCCACATGTGGTTTGACAATCAGATCCATGAGGCCGACACCACAGAGGACCAATCTG gaACATCCTTCGATAAAACATCAGTGACATGGGTGTCACTGGCCCGTGTCGCATCTCTCTGTAATAGAGCAGTGTTTAAGGCAGGGCAGGAATCTCTGCCAATCCTGAAGCGAGATGTGGCTGGTGATGCCTCTGAGTCAGCCCTACTGAAGTGCATCGAGCTCTCTTGTGGCTCAGTCAAAGCCATGAGGGACAAGAACAAGAAGGTGGCTGAGATTCCCTTCAACTCCACAAACAAATACCAG CTTTCAGTACATGAGACTGAAGACCCCAACGACAACCGTTACCTGCTTGTGATGAAGGGAGCACCAGAGCGTATTCTAGACCGCTGCTCCACCATCATTTTGCAGGGCAAGGAGCAGCCTATGGATGAGGAGATGAAGGAGGCTTTCCAGAATGCCTATTTGGAACTAGGAGGCTTGGGAGAGAGAGTGCTAG GTTTTTGCCATGTGTTTTTGCCTGAAGACCAGTACCCCAAAGGCTTTGCCTTTGATACAGATGATGTCAACTTCCAAACGGATAACTTGTGCTTTGTGGGGCTGATGTCAATGATTGACCCTCCCCGTGCTGCAGTACCAGATGCTGTGGGCAAATGCCGATCAGCTGGCATAAAAGTCATCATGGTGACAGGCGACCACCCAATCACAGCCAAAGCCATCGCCAAGGGTGTGGGAATCATCTCTGAAGGAAATGAAACAGTGGAAGATATTGCTGCCCGTCTTAATATTCCTGTTAGCCAGGTTAATCCCAG GGATGCCAAAGCTTGCGTGATCCATGGCTCAGATCTAAAGGACATGTCCCAGGAGCAGATGGATGATGTGCTAAAGAACCACACCGAGATCGTCTTTGCTCGTACCTCCCCACAACAAAAGCTCATCATTGTAGAAGGCTGCCAAAGACAG GGTGCCATTGTGGCTGTGACTGGCGATGGTGTGAATGATTCACCAGCTCTCAAAAAAGCCGACATTGGTGTTGCCATGGGAATCTCTGGTTCAGATGTTTCCAAACAGGCGGCTGACATGATCCTGCTGGATGACAATTTTGCCTCCATTGTCACTGGTGTTGAAGAAG GGCGTCTGATCTTTGATAACCTGAAGAAGTCAATTGCCTACACTTTGACCAGCAACATTCCTGAAATCACTCCCTTCCTATTCTTCATTTTGGTTAACattcctcttcctcttgggACCATCACAATTCTCTGCATTGACCTTGGAACTGACATG GTGCCTGCCATCTCTTTGGCCTATGAAGCAGCAGAGAGTGACATCATGAAGCGTCAACCTCGCAACCCTCTGAGGGACAAGTTGGTCAATGAGCGTCTTATCAGCATTGCCTATGGACAAATTG gTATGATTCAGGCTCTGGGTGGGTTCTTTGCCTACTTTGTGATCATGGCTGAAAATGGGTTCCTGCCCTCACTCTTGGTAGGCATCCGGCTCAACTGGGACGATCGCTCAAACAATGACCTAGAGGACAGCTACGGCCAGCAGTGG ACCTATGAGCAGAGAAAAATTGTAGAATTCACCTGTCACACAGCCTTCTTTGTTAGCattgtggtggtgcagtgggcCGACGTCATCATCTGCAAGACCAGGCGCAACTCTGTGTTCCAGCAGGGCATGAA gAATAAAATCCTGATTTTTGGCCTGTTTGAGGAAACAGCGCTTGCTGCCTTCCTCTCTTATTGCCCAGGCATGGATGTGGCTCTCAGGATGTACCCTCTCAA GCCCAGCTGGTGGTTCTGTGCATTCCCATATAGTTTCCTAATCTTTGTTTACGACGAGATCCGAAAACTCATTCTGCGCCGCAACCCAGGAG GTTGGGTTGAAAAGGAAACTTACTATTAA